One window of Streptomyces sp. NBC_00273 genomic DNA carries:
- a CDS encoding class I SAM-dependent methyltransferase codes for MTHREEHRFDVWTAGAGYERYMGRWSRPVAERFAYWLGRPERLRWLDVGCGTGGLSAAVAARCRPREVLAIDRSPGYAGWARAAATAGTHVVVADAAALPVRDGACDAVVSGLTLNFLAPPAAAVAEMVRTVRAGGLVAAYVWDYAGGMDLLRLFWGAAVDADPSAAALDERRRFPLCRPDALDALWRRAGLGEVSVAPIEVPTVFADFADLWEPFLTGQGPAPGYLAALSAADREKVRDALRAALPYGPDGSVALTARAWAVRGLRAG; via the coding sequence ATGACGCACAGGGAGGAGCACCGGTTCGACGTGTGGACGGCCGGTGCCGGCTACGAGCGGTACATGGGCCGGTGGAGCCGCCCCGTCGCGGAGCGGTTCGCGTACTGGCTCGGCCGCCCGGAGCGGCTGCGGTGGCTCGACGTCGGATGCGGCACCGGCGGGCTGTCGGCTGCGGTGGCCGCCCGGTGCCGGCCCCGTGAGGTCCTGGCGATCGACCGGTCACCGGGGTACGCCGGCTGGGCGCGGGCCGCGGCCACGGCCGGGACCCACGTCGTCGTGGCGGACGCGGCGGCCCTGCCGGTGCGCGACGGGGCGTGCGACGCGGTGGTCAGCGGCCTGACCCTGAACTTCCTCGCGCCGCCCGCCGCGGCCGTCGCCGAGATGGTCCGTACCGTCCGCGCGGGTGGCCTGGTCGCGGCGTACGTGTGGGACTACGCGGGAGGCATGGACCTCCTGCGGCTCTTCTGGGGCGCGGCCGTCGACGCGGACCCGTCCGCGGCCGCGCTGGACGAGCGCCGACGCTTCCCCCTGTGCCGTCCGGACGCACTGGACGCGCTGTGGAGGCGGGCGGGACTGGGCGAGGTGTCGGTCGCCCCGATCGAGGTCCCCACGGTGTTCGCCGACTTCGCGGACCTGTGGGAACCGTTCCTGACGGGGCAGGGTCCGGCCCCGGGATACCTGGCCGCCCTGTCCGCGGCCGACCGGGAGAAGGTGCGGGACGCGCTCCGCGCGGCGCTCCCGTATGGGCCGGACGGCTCCGTCGCGCTCACCGCCCGGGCCTGGGCGGTGCGGGGGCTGCGCGCCGGGTGA
- a CDS encoding amino acid permease: MSKDLNSPFRTKTVEQSIRDTEEPEHALRKSLSAWDLTVFGVGVIIGTGIFVLTGIAARNNAGPATALAFVAAGIVCALAALCYAEFASTVPVAGSAYTFSYASIGELPAWIIGWDLVLEFALGTAVVAVGWSGYVRHLMDTNLGWTLPTSLSGPDAGGHFDLLAFLLVLVLTWILVVGTKLSARITAVVVAIKVTVVLLVIVAGLFFIKADNYSPFIPPAQPQAEGVSGWHSPLVQLLFGYEPTNFGVMGIFTAASLIFFAFIGFDVVATAAEETKNPQRDMPRGILGSLLVCTVLYVAVTLVVTGMQKYSEMSPTAPLAEAFKSVNQPFFSGAISLGAAVGLITVCMILLLGQTRVFFAMSRDGLLPRVFSVTHPKYRTPYRATLLLGGIIAIVAGFTSLETLAELVNIGTLFAFVVVALGVIILRKSRPDLHRSFRTPWVPFVPIVSIAASFWLMLNLPAETWLRFGIWMAIGIIVYFSYGYRNSRLHKVGQEAEF, encoded by the coding sequence GTGAGCAAGGATCTGAACAGCCCATTCCGTACCAAGACGGTGGAGCAGTCCATCCGCGACACGGAGGAGCCGGAACACGCGCTCCGGAAGTCGCTTTCCGCCTGGGACCTCACGGTCTTCGGTGTGGGCGTCATCATCGGCACCGGCATCTTCGTCCTCACGGGCATCGCCGCCCGGAACAATGCCGGTCCCGCTACCGCCCTCGCCTTCGTGGCAGCGGGCATCGTCTGCGCCCTCGCGGCGCTCTGCTACGCCGAGTTCGCGTCCACCGTCCCGGTGGCCGGATCGGCGTACACGTTCTCGTACGCCTCGATCGGTGAGCTGCCCGCCTGGATCATCGGCTGGGACCTGGTGCTGGAGTTCGCACTCGGCACGGCCGTCGTCGCGGTCGGCTGGTCCGGATACGTGCGCCACCTCATGGACACCAACCTCGGCTGGACCCTGCCGACCTCCCTGTCCGGCCCCGATGCCGGCGGCCACTTCGACCTGCTGGCGTTCCTGCTGGTCCTGGTGCTGACGTGGATCCTGGTCGTCGGGACGAAGCTCTCGGCCCGCATCACCGCGGTCGTCGTCGCGATCAAGGTCACGGTCGTGCTGCTGGTCATCGTCGCGGGCCTGTTCTTCATCAAGGCCGACAACTACTCGCCGTTCATCCCGCCGGCCCAGCCACAGGCCGAGGGCGTCAGCGGCTGGCACTCGCCCCTGGTCCAGTTGCTCTTCGGCTACGAGCCCACGAACTTCGGCGTCATGGGCATCTTCACGGCGGCCTCGCTCATCTTCTTCGCCTTCATCGGCTTCGACGTGGTGGCGACCGCGGCCGAGGAGACCAAGAACCCCCAGCGGGACATGCCGCGCGGCATCCTCGGCTCGCTGCTGGTCTGCACGGTGCTCTACGTCGCCGTGACCCTGGTGGTCACCGGCATGCAGAAGTACTCGGAGATGTCCCCGACCGCGCCGCTCGCCGAAGCCTTCAAATCGGTGAACCAGCCGTTCTTCTCGGGCGCCATCAGCCTCGGCGCGGCCGTCGGTCTGATCACCGTGTGCATGATCCTGTTGCTCGGCCAGACCCGCGTGTTCTTCGCGATGAGCCGTGACGGACTGCTGCCGCGGGTCTTCTCCGTGACGCACCCGAAGTACCGCACCCCCTACCGGGCGACCCTGCTGCTCGGCGGGATCATCGCGATCGTCGCAGGCTTCACCAGCCTGGAGACCCTCGCGGAACTGGTGAACATCGGCACCCTGTTCGCCTTCGTGGTGGTCGCTCTCGGAGTGATCATCCTCCGCAAGAGCCGCCCCGACCTGCACCGGTCCTTCCGGACCCCGTGGGTGCCGTTCGTCCCGATCGTGTCGATCGCGGCCTCGTTCTGGCTGATGCTCAACCTGCCGGCGGAGACCTGGCTGCGCTTCGGCATCTGGATGGCCATCGGCATCATCGTCTACTTCTCCTACGGCTACCGCAACAGCCGCCTGCACAAGGTCGGCCAGGAAGCGGAGTTCTAG